One window of the Anopheles cruzii chromosome 2, idAnoCruzAS_RS32_06, whole genome shotgun sequence genome contains the following:
- the LOC128278861 gene encoding uncharacterized protein LOC128278861 → MSISNGKTSSDIENVDWHSSGMLTHTRYGSTSSQVSQSSGDICRICHCESDTLNPLLTPCYCSGSLKFVHQTCLQQWLTASETNACELCKFPFIMHTKIKPFNEWRSLDMSGVERRRLCCAVLFHCAAGLCVIWSLCVLIERAAEEVRRGQIGWPFWTKLIVVTVGLTGGVVFMYIQCKQYLSLCNRWRARNRILLIQNAPEKIHPPQSPPMPQFRRVRTAATSGQQYPQQAIGSMGINAIDNVTGAGGGAGSSGQLMSRTCDQPLGTVSSSSGANHCELQINHQGQIIAANIESTSIGYDRDWTLDDISQVSFKPCPQGSGSLTPMPFHDSVHNICEANGSGAGGGNGIATGGATNSQHRYSTASNTSNSLALDPLQSAQVGEQISINSTTATAAGGASAKATELGLFKLSTASERSRSSSPNVAPGSTGVGRYANSAVFLENRDILNDPSSTPVEGTITAAGHVPSPYPSKVYHRHSTVLAGSGPSLTSFARADVVSQGAVGGDEIGHHEPNKSFRRYSDTKLLQKQSLSYPQEPLALCEIGSHTKDQLLLNPKSIIYDMSGLLGAPVVVPVDADVTMDGGGGVHGSANHRHSHHSHLHHHHHHHVHHRHHHPTYQPAMGDRSEECPHSTPQTTDIQFESSGNGGAITDDDTLEMNIQD, encoded by the exons GTATGGCTCCACCAGCAGTCAGGTGTCGCAGAGCAGTGGCGACATATGCCGTATCTGTCACTGCGAATCCGACACGCTGAACCCCCTGCTGACGCCGTGCTACTGCTCCGGAAGTCTAAAGTTCGTGCACCAGACATGCCTGCAGCAGTGGCTGACTGCCTCGGAAACGAACGCCTGCGAGCTCTGCAAGTTCCCGTTTATTATGCACACCAAAATCAAGCCATTCAACGAG TGGCGCAGCTTGGACATGTCTGGCGTAGAGAGGCGGCGCCTGTGTTGCGCGGTACTCTTCCACTGCGCGGCGGGCCTTTGCGTCATCTGGTCGCTGTGCGTGCTGATCGAGCGGGCCGCCGAGGAAGTGCGGCGTGGTCAGATCGGGTGGCCCTTCTGGACGAAGCTGATCGTGGTGACGGTTGGACTGACCGGCGGCGTCGTGTTCATGTACATCCAATGCAAGCAGTACTTGAGCCTCTGCAATCGTTGGCGAGCTAGAAATAG AATACTGCTCATACAAAATGCACCCGAGAAGATTCACCCACCGCAGTCACCGCCGATGCCACAGTTCCGGAGAGTGCGAACGGCGGCCACATCTGGCCAGCAGTACCCGCAGCAGGCGATCGGGTCGATGGGCATAAACGCGATCGACAACGTGACTGGGGCCGGAGGCGGTGCCGGCAGTAGCGGTCAGCTAATGAGCCGGACGTGCGATCAACCACTCGGCAcggtgtcgtcgtcatccgggGCAAACCACTGCGAGCTGCAGATCAACCACCAGGGCCAGATCATAGCGGCGAACATCGAAAGCACGTCGATCGGGTACGATCGCGACTGGACGCTGGATGACATCAGCCAGGTTTCGTTCAAACCCTGTCCGCAGGGCAGCGGCAGTCTGACGCCGATGCCGTTTCACGATTCGGTGCACAACATTTGTGAGGCCAATGGGAGTGGAGCTGGTGGTGGCAATGGGATCGCTACCGGAGGGGCCACCAACAGTCAGCATCGTTACTCGACCGCATCGAACACCTCCAACTCGCTGGCGTTGGACCCGCTACAATCCGCCCAAGTTGGAGAACAAATTTCGATCAACAGCACGACAGCAACGGCCGCTGGCGGCGCATCGGCAAAAGCGACCGAACTGGGTTTGTTTAAGTTAAGTACTGCTAGTGAGCGAAGTAGAAGTAGCTCACCGAATGTCGCACCCGGCAGCACCGGAGTGGGACGTTACGCGAATTCGGCCGTATTCCTCGAGAATCGTGATATTTTAAATGATCCTTCCTCGACGCCGGTTGAGGGCACGATAACGGCTGCTGGCCACGTACCGTCGCCGTATCCGAGTAAAGTCTATCACCGCCACTCGACGGTCTTGGCTGGAAGTGGCCCTTCGCTGACATCCTTTGCGAGAGCGGATGTTGTTTCGCAAGGAGCAGTCGGCGGAGATGAGATTGGCCACCAtgaaccaaacaaatcattccGCCGTTACTCCGACACGAAACTGTTGCAGAAACAGTCACTCAGTTATCCACAGGAACCGCTGGCACTGTGTGAGATCGGATCGCACACCAAagatcagctgctgctgaatccGAAAAGTATAATCTACGATATGAGTGGTTTACTCGGTGCAccagtggtggtgccggtcgATGCGGACGTGACcatggacggcggcggcggggtgcACGGAAGTGCAAACCATCGACACAGCCATCACAGCCAtctgcaccaccatcaccaccaccatgtgcaccatcgccatcaccatcCAACGTATCAGCCAGCGATGGGAGATCGGTCTGAGGAGTGTCCTCACAGTACGCCTCAAACAACGGACATTCAGTTCGAATCGAGCGGCAATGGTGGCGCCATCACCGATGATGACACGCTTGAGATGAACATTCAGGAC